From the Elusimicrobiota bacterium genome, one window contains:
- the atpG gene encoding ATP synthase F1 subunit gamma: MASLREIRGKIRSIRSTEQITKAMKMVAAARMRRAQQAILSSRPFALQLEHTVLDLARAAADGGEDGGLLEHPFFRAPAAGRPCLVLVTGDKGLCGAFNTNVLRAAVVWLRRHQETGAAVAVAGRKGREFLARLKGYDYELLCELPGIFPKVSYAHAELLGKALIGAYEGGRIRSACAVYSEFRSAVSQRVVEQPLLPVVPPDLRDAGRASRGIDFRYEPDRPRLLAALLPRQLKAQLYRILLESQAAELAARMNAMDSASKNAAELIDSLTLTLNRTRQALITREIAELVGGAEALSQ; encoded by the coding sequence GTGGCCTCCCTGCGCGAGATCCGCGGAAAGATCCGCTCGATCCGCTCCACCGAGCAGATCACCAAGGCCATGAAGATGGTCGCGGCGGCCCGCATGCGCAGGGCCCAGCAGGCCATCCTCTCCTCGCGCCCGTTCGCGCTCCAGCTCGAGCACACCGTGCTCGACCTCGCGCGCGCCGCGGCCGACGGGGGCGAGGACGGCGGCCTGCTCGAGCACCCCTTCTTCCGCGCCCCCGCGGCGGGCCGGCCCTGCCTCGTCCTCGTCACCGGCGACAAGGGGCTCTGCGGGGCCTTCAACACCAACGTCCTGCGCGCCGCCGTCGTCTGGCTGCGCCGCCACCAGGAGACCGGGGCGGCCGTCGCCGTGGCCGGGCGTAAAGGCCGCGAGTTCCTCGCCCGCCTGAAGGGCTACGACTACGAGCTCCTCTGCGAGCTGCCGGGGATCTTCCCGAAGGTCTCCTACGCGCACGCCGAGCTCCTCGGGAAGGCCCTCATCGGCGCTTACGAGGGAGGACGCATCCGTTCCGCCTGCGCCGTCTACAGCGAGTTCAGATCGGCCGTCTCCCAGCGCGTCGTCGAGCAGCCCCTGCTGCCGGTCGTGCCGCCGGACCTCCGGGACGCCGGGCGGGCCTCGCGCGGCATCGACTTCCGCTACGAGCCGGACCGTCCGCGCCTGCTCGCGGCGCTTCTCCCGCGCCAGCTCAAGGCCCAGCTTTACAGGATCCTCCTCGAGTCGCAGGCGGCGGAGCTCGCCGCGCGCATGAACGCCATGGATTCCGCATCGAAGAACGCCGCCGAGCTCATCGATAGTCTGACGCTGACGCTCAATCGCACGCGCCAGGCGCTCATCACCCGCGAGATCGCCGAGCTGGTCGGCGGAGCCGAGGCTCTTTCCCAATGA
- a CDS encoding PilZ domain-containing protein — MSEKRRHPRFPVDITMEVRTKSRVVGKGVGRILDLSVGGMAIKTDTEIEEGSSLFLKINIPLEIRGEVRHMRSSVVGGLHRYGVRFHRIGFVSPEAAKPEHHVTAKFRRKS; from the coding sequence ATGTCCGAGAAACGCAGGCATCCCCGCTTCCCCGTCGACATCACCATGGAGGTCCGCACGAAGAGCCGCGTGGTCGGCAAGGGCGTCGGCCGCATCCTCGACCTCTCGGTCGGGGGGATGGCCATCAAGACCGACACGGAGATCGAAGAGGGCTCCTCGCTCTTCCTGAAGATCAACATCCCGCTCGAGATCCGGGGCGAGGTCCGTCACATGCGCTCCAGCGTCGTCGGCGGTCTGCACCGCTACGGGGTGCGCTTCCACCGCATCGGTTTCGTCTCCCCCGAGGCCGCGAAGCCCGAGCATCACGTCACCGCGAAGTTCCGGAGGAAGTCATGA
- the atpD gene encoding F0F1 ATP synthase subunit beta — protein MSAGKLTQVVGPVIDAEFPSGQLPAILNALRVRVPGEGGKETTVTAEVAQHLGDNTVRAIVLGPTDGMRRGMPVEDSGAPITVPVGRGCLGRLIDVLGEPKDPLGPVQAQVRLPIHRAPPPLSEQQTVPQIFETGIKVIDLLEPYMKGGKVGLFGGAGVGKTVVIQELINNVAKQHGGVSVFGGVGERSREGNDLWLEMQHTKLSDGSPVLSKTVLVYGQMNEPPGARARVGLTALTQAEYFRDQEGQDVLLFVDNIFRFVLAGSEVSALLGRMPSAVGYQPTLTTEIGALQERITSTKKGSITSIQAIYVPADDLTDPGVANTFTHLDATTVLSRQISELGIYPAVDPLDSTSRILDPKIVGEEHYAVARSVQKVLQRYKDLQDIIAILGIDELSDEDKRIVGRARRIQRFLSQPFHVAETFTGFPGKYVPLKETVRGFKELVEGRHDDLPEQAFFMVGGIEEAVEKAAALARA, from the coding sequence ATGAGCGCCGGCAAGCTCACGCAGGTCGTCGGACCCGTCATCGACGCCGAGTTCCCCTCGGGGCAGCTCCCGGCGATCCTGAACGCCCTGCGCGTGCGCGTGCCGGGCGAGGGGGGCAAGGAGACGACGGTGACCGCCGAAGTCGCCCAGCACCTCGGCGACAACACGGTCCGGGCGATCGTGCTCGGACCCACCGACGGCATGCGGCGCGGCATGCCCGTCGAGGACAGCGGCGCCCCCATCACGGTCCCCGTGGGCCGCGGCTGCCTCGGCCGCCTCATCGACGTGCTCGGCGAGCCCAAGGACCCGCTCGGTCCGGTCCAGGCGCAGGTGCGTCTTCCCATCCACCGGGCGCCGCCCCCGCTCAGCGAGCAGCAGACGGTCCCCCAGATCTTCGAGACCGGCATCAAGGTCATCGACCTCCTCGAACCCTACATGAAGGGCGGCAAGGTCGGCCTCTTCGGCGGCGCCGGCGTCGGCAAGACCGTCGTCATCCAGGAGCTCATCAACAACGTCGCCAAGCAGCACGGCGGCGTCTCCGTCTTCGGCGGGGTCGGCGAGCGCTCGCGCGAGGGCAACGACCTCTGGCTCGAGATGCAGCACACGAAGCTCTCCGACGGGTCGCCGGTCCTCTCCAAGACGGTCCTCGTCTACGGGCAGATGAACGAGCCGCCGGGCGCCCGCGCGCGCGTCGGACTCACCGCGCTGACCCAGGCCGAGTACTTCCGCGATCAGGAGGGACAGGACGTCCTTCTCTTCGTCGACAACATCTTCCGCTTCGTGCTCGCCGGCAGCGAGGTCTCGGCCCTGCTCGGCCGCATGCCCTCGGCCGTCGGCTACCAGCCCACGCTGACCACCGAGATCGGCGCGCTCCAGGAGCGCATCACCTCGACGAAGAAGGGCTCGATCACCTCGATCCAGGCGATCTACGTCCCCGCCGACGACCTCACCGACCCCGGCGTCGCGAACACCTTCACCCACCTCGACGCGACCACGGTGCTCTCGCGGCAGATCTCCGAGCTCGGCATCTACCCGGCCGTGGACCCGCTCGACTCGACCTCGCGCATCCTCGACCCCAAGATCGTCGGCGAGGAGCACTACGCGGTGGCGCGCTCCGTCCAGAAGGTCCTGCAGCGCTACAAGGACCTCCAGGACATCATCGCCATCCTCGGCATCGACGAGCTCTCCGACGAGGACAAGCGCATCGTCGGTCGCGCGCGGCGCATCCAGCGCTTCCTCTCGCAGCCCTTCCACGTGGCCGAGACCTTCACCGGCTTCCCCGGCAAGTACGTCCCGCTCAAGGAGACCGTGCGCGGCTTCAAGGAGCTCGTCGAGGGCCGTCACGACGACCTTCCCGAGCAGGCGTTCTTCATGGTCGGCGGCATCGAGGAGGCCGTCGAGAAGGCCGCGGCCCTGGCGCGCGCATGA